The nucleotide sequence GGAGATGGCAACCAGGAGACTCATCTACAGAGCACGGACCTTGCAGGCGAGAGACGAGCGGTCGCACACCAGCCCCGGGTTAAACCCAGGGCCAGATCACCGTAGTGCTAGTAAGAAAATAAGACACTCTCTAATTACACAGTCTGAGATTAGTgacgggcagccccggggccgggcgacCCCAGCACAGCACGGCCGGGACGCGGCTGCCGTCACGGTGGTCCCACGATGCAGGAGGGGCtcgggcagggaggcaggagccgaAAACCTGTGCACTGCCCCACAGGCTCCCCACCACGGGGAAAAAAAGGGGTCAGTCCTGGCTCCTGCATGATTATTTTTGCCTTCACCACTGCaaagggcaggagctgccctgcctggtcCCAGAGGCgggtggggaaggagaggtgACAGGCAGGGTGACACAGGCAGGGGGCTGAAGGCACCCATCGGGGAGcagcaaggggaagggggaagattAAATAAAGCAAGAGGCGAGCAGAAGGAAGCTGCCACCTcacctgctgcaggagaggggaCCAAGAGGCTCCCTGGGCTGATCGAGGGGCCGGGAGGCAGCGCTGAGCCCCAGGGGCTCCCAGGGCACCCGGCTGCCTCCCTCCCACCACAGGCCGGTTAACAGCCGCCCCTGGAAGGCGCCGATTCCCTCCAGTAACCCACAGGCACCTCATCCGCCCTCAGACAGCTGGGAGGCTCCGGTGGAGCGAGacggagctgcaggagctggggagctCACGGGAGAGCAGGGGGGACGCTCACGCCCACCGCTGACCCCCTCGCCCAGCACCGCGGCCGGCCGGCGGCTCTCAGCCCTGTCACCGCTTGGTCCCCGGGAAGGCTCAAGGTCCTCAGAGATGCTGCAGCCACAGGAGCCGggcgcagcggggccggggaggggggcccCCAGCTCACTTCTCCAGCCAGGTgcgtggggtggagggggaagcagCCGGACCACCAGCAGAGACTGTCCCTTGCATGAGCTCCAAGGGACAGGGCCATGGTCCGGCCGGCCCCGGGCTCCCGGGGGGACTGGTCCTCTTCACAAGTGTTCGctgaagagggaggaaagcaagGCCGAGTTACAGGGGGTCGGTTTCTCTCTCCCACAACTGCCTGGTGCAGCCCTGAGCCCCTCTCTACCCGCACCGTCCCTGTTTGGCTCCTGTCACCCTCCCTGCCACGGGCTGACCCGCTGGTACCCGTGCTGGCCGGGACACGAGGGTCCTCGTGTGCCggctccagccagccctgcccggctCACCTGGCTATCCGGGACAGGATCTCCTTGATGCGCACCACCAGTTTCTCATGTTGCAGGGGGTTGCTCTCGATGGCGCTGTGCAGTTTGGCCATGTAGAAGTCCAGAGTGCTCAGCGTGGGGGTTTCCCCAGTGCCTGCGAGACAGAAGCCCAGTTAGCAGGGCCAGCAAgtccccacccagccctgcccatCGTGCTGGTGACTGGGGAAGGGACCCTGAAGAATAGGTGccatctcctgcagcaggagagagccGCGTCGACACAAGCCCAGGAACAAAAGGAGTTTGTGGGCACAGCTGTGACCATGGCTCCGGAGGGCAGTTTCCAGCCTGCCCTACCCCGTTACAGGGGGCTGTCACATCCTTGGGCTCCCCGGAGAGTCCCCCAAAGTGCCCTGGCTCCCATCCCATCAGCAGACAAGCGTTTATTAACCCCCCCGGTGCGTCTCTGCACGGCCACCAggccccagcagcaggctggtccccacggctgccccgaACTcaccggggatggggagggaggcgAAGCTGGCGGTGAGGGCCTGCCGCACggactggagctgctgctgcaaggCCAGGGTCTGCCTCTCCTCCTgggccagctcctgctccagcttctcCTTGGCACAGTTCATGCTCTCCGTGTGCTTCTGCAGGATGGCGTTCTGCTCCTCAAACTCCGTGTTCATCTTCCGCAGGCGCCGCAGCTCGGCCTCCCGGGCTGCCGGGAACGGCGCGATGTCAGGGGTGGTCCCTCTGACTCTCTCCCTCATCCCAAACCCAGTCCCTTCCCCAGCCACAACTCTTCAAAGAGGCGCATCAGCGCCACCAGCCCCTCTGTCCAGGTCCAGGGACCTTTCAGAGCCTGGATCTCGCACCCAGCGCCCGCCGTGGTCCTGCCCCGCGGGAtgcaggctgctcctgcagcaccaTCGCCTGCTGCAGCCGTCCCCCGCGCAAGATGCTgcagccctcccccagcccctcacctttGTTTTGGTCCAAGAACTCCTCCGTGAAGATGGGCACGTCGAAGGTGGAGAAGGTGTCGCTGCACTCGCCggcctgggggagaggaggggacggATCAGGCAGGGTCCCACCGAAGGGGATCCCGTCTCCTTGGGGCTGGACGGACAGGAGGCACAGGGACAGGGGGGTGGCCCTGCCTGGGCAGACAGGGAGGACGGctgccctctgcctcctgccactcCGGGCTCTGCTTTGACGGGAAACTGGGGCCTTGAAGCACAGCCCAGGAGTCTCCCTCTGCCCAAACCTGCAGCCAGCGCGGTTCCCACGAGCCGAACCCtgcagtgcctcagtttccccacacaCAGGCAGACCTGCCCGGGCCTTACCTTGAGTGGGTGCCCGTTCAGCAGGGTGTTCACTGCCGCAGAGCCCGCATCCtctggaaaggaggaaggaggttacccccaggagccagcccagcatccccccagagGCTCTGGCAGCGACGCCGGCAGCCGCTGCTCCCACAACCCACCTTTTTTGATCTTTTTCTCCTGGATCTTCTCTGTGCACATCTTGTAGGCCTCTGACTGCTGGTATTCCCGCAGCTCCTTCATGTACTGCTGTTTCTCTCGCTCCGCTTCGTCCAGGTACCGCTACGGTCACAGAGGGTCCTCAGCCTGGCCCGGCCCCAGGCTCCCCGGGGGGGCTGCTGACCCCTCCCCACTATTCGAGGCCCAGCTCCTGCTCACCAGCCCACCACTAGTGGGATAAGCTCCCTCTGtggagctgcagccaggcagcgAGCAAAGGGGTTTGGGGCGCAGGGTCCGGAGGGCGCTGCCCAGCCCTGATGGGGGTGGGTCTCTCCTGGGGGCCGGTACCTGCTTCTCCGAAAGCTGCAGCTTGCTCCACTCAGCCCCCAGCATCTTGGTGATCTCTGGGAAGGGCAGGTCAGGATGCTGCGTGCGGATCTGCTCGCGCCGCTCATTCAGAAAACGCACGTAGCCCGTCACAGGGGCTTTGGGGCCGTTGGGAAggatcttcttcctcttcttgcccTTGGGCCAGCCCCTCTTCTTCACCGGCTGGCACCCAGCGAAGGGAAAGGGACAACCCGTCACGGATCACAGCGCCTGACGCCATCGCGCTGGCAGGACACAGGAGCAGCCTGGACCTGCCTGGGCCTCCTGTCCCTCGAGGGAAGGTCTGGGCCTTTCCTCAGGTCACGGCCGCAGCCACGGGCTCTCCTGGCTGCGCCGGGCTGCTGGAGGGTGAGTGGAGGGACAGCCCCAGGCTGGGCAACACAGACCCTGCTCCCGGGGACTGTGTGGGGAAGGATGCAGGCACCGGAGCTCACCTCCTCCTCGCCGTGTGGCTTCTCACCGCTTGTCCGTGCCGactctcccttctcctgcttgATGGCCACCAGGAAGTTTCCATGCTGAGCTTTGCCCGTGGCATGTCTGCAGCCAGAGAGTACCCGTCAGAAAGGGCTGGGAAACCACTGGGATCAACGGCAACACATTCCCCAGCAGCACAACCTCACGCTCGCCAGATCCCCCAGCTCCCGCCCACCCAAACAGCCCCAAACTCGCTACCACTCCCAGAGCTCCAGTTCCTCTGTGAGGAGAGGTCACAGGTGAGTGACAGGGCACAAGCAGAGCCCAGCACCGGGTGAGCAGGGCAGTCCTGGGCACACAAAAGCTGCCCCAAGGTCCACTGACAACCCTGGGACCTTTCAGTGGCATTTGGAAGGGGGCTGGGAACCACTGGTGCTGCTCTTGGGGGCAGGTAACAGTGCCGGTCACACTCCTGTGTGCCACCAGGGCTTGGGTGCACACCTCGGTGAGGAGTCCCAAGCAGCACGAACCAGCTGATCCTCCTCTGCAAGGGAGGAGGAGCCGCGGCGGTTTGGATCCTGGCTCCAGGGGCACCGCCTGGAAGCATCACTCACACCCAGCACGAGTGCTGCCAGGGATAAGGAGAACCCTCAAGGCAGAGGATGAAGGCAGGGCGCCGGCGCCGGCTCGACCCGCTCCAGCCACAACCGCTCCATCAGGTTCCTGCTGCCACCAAGATGCACCGAGCCACCTCCGAGACGCACCGAGCGGCTCTAAcgcagggctggcagccccagctccccctctCCAACTCGCTGGGGATCAGCATCATTCAGCAGGGGACGCAGGTCCAGCACCCGGGTTGGCAGAGCCTCCTTGCCCCGGCTGAGCACACACAGCCCCACCGCAgggaccctccccagccccttctccagcCAGCTCCATCCCACCGCCTGTCCCGCTCGCACCCTTTGGACCCTGACGCGGCTCCTGCTCCGTCGGAGCGTGTCCACTGGCAAAGCGTGGTCAGATCCCCTCTTGAGGGGAGCCACAAAGGGCTCGAGAGTTGCAGCGAATGGTGCCCACTTGGGTTCCATCCGAGTCACCGGACACCGTAACCAGCCCAGGGCCAAGCACAAGCCCCAACAAAGAAAATGCCGCTGTGTACCAAAAGCCAGACAGATCCCAACCCAGGATGCACCCCAGAGCTTCTCCCGCCCGTTTGTCACATCACATACCTGGTGCGAACCCAAATTCCGCTAGAGACCCCAACATACCACTACCAGGTTATCACCCGTACGAGCCACCTTTGTGATTAATTTGATGGGGGCCCTTTCTGTAAGCCCCCAGGGACGCCCTCTGTAACCGCGCTGCTCCTTAAGGATGGAGCGGGTACCCAGCACAAGATCCATTGGGATCTGAGCCCAACCAGCTGCCCTGCACCCCCACGCTCACACGAGAGCCTACAGGACGGTGTGAGACCACTTCTTCTTCCATCTTCTGGGAGAAAAAACCACCCCCGAGGTTCCTCACAGGAGCAGCCAGCCTTAGGCTTTCTTTATCAGCTCTAACAGAAATATTCCTGGTGATGCCCGTACAGTATCACCGTGCTCAGCCGCCACGGCCGGGAACACACTAACGCCCTGCACCACCAGACACCagagctctgcctcccccccaccgTCCAGATTCCTCGCGTGCCTAAGGATGCTTTAAAAAGTAAAGTTATTTCAGGCAAGATTCCTCCTCTTATCTGAACCTCCCTCGGCTGGTTGGCGCTGGCATGCGCCACCCTCCAGCCCGGAGTCGCCGCGGCCCCCGCACCGCGGCCCCCGC is from Chroicocephalus ridibundus chromosome 22, bChrRid1.1, whole genome shotgun sequence and encodes:
- the HMG20B gene encoding SWI/SNF-related matrix-associated actin-dependent regulator of chromatin subfamily E member 1-related produces the protein MAHSAKQPPAAMLHATGKAQHGNFLVAIKQEKGESARTSGEKPHGEEEPVKKRGWPKGKKRKKILPNGPKAPVTGYVRFLNERREQIRTQHPDLPFPEITKMLGAEWSKLQLSEKQRYLDEAEREKQQYMKELREYQQSEAYKMCTEKIQEKKIKKEDAGSAAVNTLLNGHPLKAGECSDTFSTFDVPIFTEEFLDQNKAREAELRRLRKMNTEFEEQNAILQKHTESMNCAKEKLEQELAQEERQTLALQQQLQSVRQALTASFASLPIPGTGETPTLSTLDFYMAKLHSAIESNPLQHEKLVVRIKEILSRIASEHL